From one Eucalyptus grandis isolate ANBG69807.140 chromosome 9, ASM1654582v1, whole genome shotgun sequence genomic stretch:
- the LOC104419261 gene encoding L-aspartate oxidase, chloroplastic, whose translation MTTVLPAGSGTLHYSVTIYKGQNLRRNSCVSVTAFKRCMQKDLSWSHGVSKSLKTQRYNFSCYPFYASWKPSRTAVNSCLEDGSTKFFDFVVIGSGVAGLRYALEVAKHGSVAVITKAEPHESNTNYAQGGVSAVLCPSDSVESHMRDTIVAGAYLCDEETVRVVCTEGPDRIRELIAMGASFDHGEDGNLHLAREGGHSHHRIVHAADMTGKEIERALLEAVVNDPNISMFQHHFAVDLLTSQDGSETVCHGVDTLNTETLEVVRFISKVTLLASGGAGHIYPTTTNPPVATGDGIAMAHRAEAVISNMEFVQFHPTALADEGLPIKPEKSRENAFLITEAVRGDGGILYNLAKERFMPLYDEREELAPRDVVARSIDDQLKKRNEKYVLLDISHKPREQILAHFPNIAAECLKYGLDITSQPIPVVPAAHYMCGGVRAGLQGETNVRGLYVAGEVACTGLHGANRLASNSLLEALVFARRAVQPSIDHMSQSGFYIGPSSRWAPVMPSSLRSSIMDDILNVTKQVRKDLQSIMWEYVGIVRSTTRLESAEEKIHELETRWEKFLFQRGWEPTMVALEACEMRNLFCCAKLVVSSALARHESRGLHYTIDFPHVEESMRLPTIILPCSTVNTTWSSRQLHRQPV comes from the exons ATGACAACTGTTCTTCCAGCTGGAAGTGGCACTTTGCACTACAGTGTGACGATCTACAAGGGGCAAAATCTTCGTCGAAATTCTTGTGTTTCAGTCACAGCATTTAAAAGATGCATGCAGAAAGATCTTTCATG GTCACATGGGGTATCAAAATCCTTAAAGACCCAGAGATATAACTTCTCTTGTTACCCATTCTATGCAAGCTGGAAGCCGAGTAGAACAGCTGTTAATTCGTGCTTAGAAGATGGTTCTacaaaattttttgattttgtggtCATTGGAAGTGGGGTGGCTGGCCTGCGGTATGCTCTTGAAGTGGCAAAACATGGATCTGTTGCCGTGATTACGAAGGCTGAGCCTCATGAGAGCAACACAAATTATGCTCAGGGCGGTGTTAGTGCTGTGCTCTGTCCTTCGGATTCTGTAGAGAGCCACATGAGGGACACAATTGTTGCAGGTGCTTATCTATGTGATGAGGAGACTGTTCGG GTTGTTTGTACAGAAGGACCTGACAGAATTCGAGAATTGATTGCCATGGGAGCATCATTTGATCATGGGGAGGATGGGAACCTGCATCTAGCAAGGGAGGGGGGCCACTCGCATCACAGAATTGTTCATGCTGCTGATATGACTGGGAAAGAGATTGAGCGGGCTTTGCTCGAAGCGGTTGTAAATGATCCCAACATTTCTATGTTCCAACATCATTTTGCAGTAGATTTACTCACCTCTCAG GATGGTTCTGAGACAGTTTGTCATGGCGTTGACACTTTAAACACTGAAACTCTGGAG GTAGTGAGGTTCATTTCGAAGGTGACTTTGCTTGCATCAGGTGGGGCTGGACATATATATCCGACAACCACAAATCCTCCG GTGGCTACTGGAGATGGGATAGCCATGGCTCATCGGGCTGAGGCTGTGATTTCTAATATGGA GTTTGTGCAGTTCCATCCTACTGCCTTAGCAGACGAAGGGTTGCCCATTAAACCAGAGAAGAGCCGGGAAAATGCTTTTCTCATCACCGAAGCTGTCAGAGGTGATGGTGGAATACTTTACAATCTGGCCAAGGAAAGGTTCATGCCTTTATATGATGAGAGAGAAGAGCTTGCCCCGAGGGATGTGGTTGCGAGAAGTATTGATGATCAGCTTAAAAAACGGAATGAGAAGTATGTGCTTCTCGACATAAGTCACAAACCCAGAGAGCAAATTCTAGCACATTTTCCCAACATAGCTGCTGAGTGCCTCAAGTATGGTCTAGACATAACTAGCCAGCCAATCCCTGTAGTTCCTGCTGCTCATTACATGTGTGGTGGGGTCCGTGCTGGACTCCAAGGTGAGACTAATGTTAGAGGCCTTTATGTGGCTGGTGAGGTTGCTTGCACTGGACTGCATGGAGCGAACAGACTGGCCAGCAATTCTTTGCTTGAGGCACTGGTGTTTGCTCGAAGAGCTGTGCAGCCCTCAATAGATCACATGAGTCAGTCCGGCTTTTACATCGGTCCATCGAGCCGGTGGGCGCCAGTCATGCCCTCTTCCCTCCGGAGCAGCATCATGGATGACATTTTGAACGTTacaaagcaagtgaggaaggaCCTGCAATCTATCATGTGGGAGTATGTAGGAATCGTTAGGTCCACCACGAGATTAGAGAGTGCGGAGGAAAAGATCCATGAGTTGGAGACTCGATGGGAGAAGTTCTTGTTTCAGCGAGGATGGGAACCGACTATGGTTGCGCTCGAGGCCTGTGAAATGAGGAATCTCTTTTGTTGCGCGAAGCTGGTGGTGAGCAGCGCCCTGGCCAGGCATGAGAGTCGTGGCCTCCATTATACAATCGATTTCCCTCATGTGGAGGAAAGTATGAGGCTCCCGACAATTATTCTCCCGTGTTCGACCGTCAATACCACGTGGAGCTCGCGGCAACTGCACAGGCAGCCGGTTTAA